A genomic window from Sphingobacterium spiritivorum includes:
- the lipA gene encoding lipoyl synthase, with the protein MIELPVIPVTPTQRRPDWLRVKLPVGKEYRHVRSLVDEHKLHTICESGNCPNMGECWGAGTATFMILGNICTRSCSFCAVATGRPLPADLDEPNRVADSVKLMQVKHCVITSVDRDDLKDGGSTIWAETINAIRRESPETTLETLIPDFKGQWDNLDRVLAVRPEVVSHNLETVRRLTREVRIQAKYDRSLECLRRISEAGLRTKSGIMLGLGETEEDVIEAMQDLYDVGVHILTLGQYLQPTKAHHPVIDWITPAQFDKYKEIGLKMGFKYVESGPLVRSSYHAEKHLFDMQ; encoded by the coding sequence ATGATTGAACTTCCAGTTATTCCGGTAACCCCGACGCAGAGAAGACCAGATTGGTTACGTGTAAAATTGCCTGTAGGCAAAGAATACAGACATGTACGAAGTCTTGTTGATGAGCATAAACTACATACGATCTGCGAAAGTGGTAACTGTCCTAATATGGGTGAATGTTGGGGAGCCGGTACGGCGACCTTTATGATTTTGGGAAACATCTGTACCCGATCATGTTCTTTCTGTGCTGTGGCTACGGGCCGACCGTTGCCGGCAGATCTGGATGAACCTAATCGTGTAGCAGATTCGGTAAAGCTTATGCAGGTAAAACATTGTGTTATTACTTCTGTAGACCGTGATGATCTGAAAGATGGAGGTTCAACAATCTGGGCTGAAACAATCAATGCGATTCGCAGAGAAAGTCCTGAAACAACACTTGAAACTTTAATTCCTGATTTCAAAGGACAGTGGGACAATCTGGACCGTGTACTTGCTGTACGTCCTGAGGTTGTCTCTCATAATCTGGAAACTGTACGCAGGCTGACAAGAGAAGTGCGTATACAGGCTAAATATGATCGTTCGCTGGAATGTCTGAGACGAATCTCTGAGGCAGGTCTACGGACTAAATCAGGTATCATGCTGGGACTGGGAGAGACTGAAGAAGATGTAATCGAAGCTATGCAGGATCTGTATGATGTAGGTGTTCACATCCTTACTCTGGGGCAATACCTGCAACCTACAAAAGCACATCACCCGGTTATCGATTGGATTACTCCGGCACAATTTGATAAATACAAAGAGATCGGATTGAAAATGGGATTCAAATACGTAGAATCTGGACCATTAGTGCGTTCATCATACCATGCTGAAAAGCATTTATTTGATATGCAATAA
- a CDS encoding glycoside hydrolase family 20 protein, translated as MFRIILNTLLLFFLLPLTGLAQNKTLNIIPKPNRITYHVGSYTIPEQPIIYVSPEFEEVAGLLTEHPSIKGFTIEKIKKIKKTPENGIRLIPGFSTDQIGDNSYHIDIDNNGIVLKAKTPAMMINAIYTLIQMSYLQDQPEILPAVEIEDSPRFGYRGIMLDVSRHFMPFASLKKFVDVMAIYKFNRLHWHLTDGAGWRLEIHKYPELTQKAAWRTHSSWKEWWNNGRQYVEQGTPNASGGYYTQDQARELVAYAARKGITIIPEIEMPGHSEEVLAVFPQLSCSGKPYTQGEFCIGNEETFTFLKNVLDEVIQIFPSTYIHIGGDEAAKEHWKNCPKDQALMKKEGLKNEEELQSYAIRQMDQYLQSKGRKLLGWDEILEGGLSEGATVMSWRGEDGGIKAANAGHDVIMTPGGYLYFDSYQTDPRTQPEAIGGYLPIEKVYSYDPVPTTISSDKAKHVLGAQANLWAEYMPTYQHVEYMAFPRALALSEIVWSKKEDKNWEDFKARLQNHYKILQQLEVNYYRPSYNVRFDVQFNDKRYSNLISINTEQTNPDIHYTIDGSVPTAHSTTYTQPIDLTIPTTLTAAMFIDSVRVGPVQSIEVDVHKAIGKTVIYQNSWDGYPAQKELTLTNGRKGGLSYGDGEWQGFTKDLDITVDFERREEIKSVAMNFMQVPGPGVYFPGEFTVLISDNGKTFREIGTVKNDVGTDDPKLKFKKFELKLPKSQAARFVRIKATNSMKGYLFTDEVLIY; from the coding sequence ATGTTTCGAATTATCCTTAATACACTTCTTTTATTCTTTTTATTGCCCCTGACAGGTTTAGCTCAAAACAAAACGCTGAACATTATTCCCAAACCCAATCGAATTACATATCATGTAGGCAGCTATACTATTCCGGAGCAACCTATTATATATGTATCTCCTGAATTTGAGGAAGTCGCAGGTTTATTAACCGAGCATCCTTCAATAAAAGGATTTACCATAGAAAAAATCAAAAAAATTAAGAAAACTCCTGAAAACGGAATCAGACTGATTCCCGGATTCAGTACAGATCAGATCGGGGACAACAGTTATCACATCGATATTGATAACAATGGAATTGTTCTGAAGGCCAAGACTCCTGCGATGATGATAAATGCCATCTACACCCTGATTCAAATGTCCTACCTTCAGGATCAACCCGAAATATTACCTGCCGTAGAGATCGAAGATAGTCCGCGGTTTGGATACAGAGGAATAATGCTTGATGTTTCACGTCATTTTATGCCGTTTGCATCTTTGAAGAAATTTGTAGATGTGATGGCCATTTATAAATTTAACCGCCTCCACTGGCATCTTACAGATGGAGCAGGCTGGAGATTAGAGATTCATAAGTATCCTGAATTGACACAAAAAGCGGCCTGGCGTACTCATTCCAGCTGGAAAGAATGGTGGAATAACGGCCGTCAGTATGTAGAACAAGGGACGCCTAATGCCAGCGGAGGGTATTATACACAGGATCAGGCTCGTGAACTGGTAGCTTATGCTGCCCGTAAAGGCATTACTATTATTCCGGAAATCGAAATGCCGGGGCACTCAGAAGAGGTTCTGGCGGTATTCCCGCAACTTTCATGTTCCGGCAAGCCATACACACAAGGAGAATTCTGTATAGGAAACGAAGAAACATTCACCTTCCTCAAAAATGTACTCGACGAAGTTATACAGATATTTCCGTCGACCTATATACACATCGGTGGTGATGAAGCGGCTAAAGAGCATTGGAAAAACTGCCCGAAAGATCAGGCACTCATGAAAAAAGAGGGATTAAAGAATGAGGAAGAACTTCAAAGTTATGCCATCAGACAGATGGATCAGTATCTGCAGTCGAAAGGCCGAAAGCTATTAGGATGGGATGAGATTCTGGAAGGAGGATTGAGCGAAGGGGCAACAGTAATGAGCTGGCGTGGAGAGGACGGAGGTATAAAAGCAGCAAATGCCGGTCATGATGTCATCATGACTCCGGGCGGTTACCTGTACTTCGACAGTTATCAGACAGACCCACGTACACAGCCTGAAGCGATTGGTGGTTACCTGCCCATAGAAAAAGTCTACTCCTATGACCCGGTCCCCACAACGATCAGCAGCGATAAAGCAAAACATGTATTAGGTGCGCAAGCCAATCTGTGGGCGGAGTACATGCCTACTTATCAGCATGTAGAATATATGGCATTTCCAAGAGCGCTGGCTCTTTCGGAAATTGTCTGGTCCAAAAAAGAAGATAAAAACTGGGAAGACTTCAAAGCAAGACTACAAAATCATTATAAAATTCTGCAACAACTGGAAGTAAACTATTATCGTCCTTCCTACAATGTGAGGTTTGATGTACAATTTAACGACAAAAGGTACAGTAATCTGATCAGCATCAATACCGAACAGACCAATCCGGACATACATTATACGATCGACGGTTCGGTACCTACTGCCCATTCTACAACGTATACCCAGCCGATAGATCTTACGATACCAACAACACTCACAGCAGCCATGTTTATCGATTCTGTTCGAGTAGGGCCTGTACAGAGTATAGAGGTAGATGTACATAAAGCAATTGGAAAAACCGTTATTTATCAAAATAGCTGGGATGGCTATCCGGCTCAGAAAGAACTCACACTAACCAACGGTAGAAAAGGAGGATTAAGCTATGGCGACGGAGAGTGGCAGGGTTTTACAAAAGATCTGGACATTACCGTAGATTTTGAACGAAGAGAGGAAATCAAAAGCGTAGCCATGAATTTTATGCAGGTTCCGGGACCGGGTGTCTATTTCCCTGGAGAATTTACGGTACTTATTTCTGATAACGGAAAAACTTTCCGGGAGATTGGAACCGTCAAAAATGATGTGGGAACGGATGATCCGAAGCTGAAATTTAAAAAATTTGAATTGAAATTGCCCAAAAGCCAGGCGGCCAGATTTGTCCGGATAAAAGCCACTAACAGTATGAAAGGCTATCTTTTTACAGACGAAGTACTTATATATTAG
- a CDS encoding formylglycine-generating enzyme family protein, which produces MKLSAGIQLIFLIASPLVYSCTGKSKPVDKLSFENNAPHCIVGIPSRFSAVSDTAAEIISIMGADNAKMVKIEGGSYDMGSADFEDAKPVHKVNVKSFWMDEHEVTNAQFAKFVKATGYLTVAERPLDARDFPGVDPEMLKPGSAVFHAPKEIRGLNDPLQWWSYVVGANWKHPEGPESNIKGKENYPVVHIAYQDAEAYAKWAGKRLPTEAEWEYAAKTANYNNEKYYWGTEKTENGKWAANIYQGEFPLKDTGEDGYVGVAPVKSYPANTSGLYDMEGNVWEWCSDFYRPDYYKNSAESNPTGPRDSYDPQEPGAVKRVQRGGSFLCNDMYCERYKAGSRGKGEVNSPTNNVGFRLVKDIQ; this is translated from the coding sequence ATGAAATTATCTGCCGGAATTCAACTGATCTTTTTAATAGCAAGCCCGCTTGTTTACTCCTGTACAGGTAAGTCCAAACCTGTAGACAAGCTTTCCTTTGAAAATAATGCTCCACATTGTATTGTTGGTATTCCTTCCAGATTTTCAGCTGTAAGTGATACGGCTGCTGAGATAATTAGTATTATGGGAGCAGACAACGCAAAAATGGTTAAAATAGAAGGAGGAAGCTATGACATGGGATCCGCTGATTTTGAAGATGCAAAGCCAGTCCATAAGGTAAATGTTAAATCTTTCTGGATGGATGAGCATGAAGTCACCAATGCTCAGTTTGCCAAATTTGTAAAAGCTACCGGATACCTAACCGTGGCCGAACGACCGCTGGATGCCCGTGATTTTCCCGGCGTAGATCCTGAGATGCTGAAACCGGGTTCTGCGGTATTCCATGCGCCTAAAGAAATCCGTGGATTGAATGATCCTTTGCAATGGTGGTCTTATGTCGTAGGGGCGAATTGGAAGCATCCGGAGGGACCTGAAAGTAATATTAAGGGAAAGGAGAACTATCCTGTGGTACATATCGCTTATCAGGACGCTGAAGCTTATGCTAAATGGGCCGGCAAACGTCTTCCCACAGAAGCAGAATGGGAGTACGCTGCAAAAACAGCCAATTATAATAATGAGAAATATTATTGGGGTACCGAAAAAACGGAGAATGGGAAATGGGCTGCAAATATCTATCAGGGAGAATTTCCGCTAAAGGATACCGGTGAAGACGGATATGTAGGCGTTGCTCCTGTAAAATCATATCCGGCTAATACTTCAGGGCTGTATGATATGGAGGGAAATGTCTGGGAATGGTGCTCTGATTTTTATCGTCCGGATTATTATAAGAACAGTGCAGAGAGTAATCCGACCGGCCCCAGGGATTCCTATGATCCTCAGGAACCGGGAGCTGTAAAACGTGTACAACGTGGCGGTTCTTTTTTATGTAACGATATGTATTGTGAGCGGTATAAAGCAGGCAGCAGAGGTAAGGGAGAGGTCAATAGTCCTACTAATAATGTAGGATTCAGACTAGTAAAAGATATACAGTAG
- the carB gene encoding carbamoyl-phosphate synthase large subunit codes for MPRNTSIKSVLIIGSGPIVIGQACEFDYSGSQAALSLKEEGIEVSIINSNPATIMTDKVVADNVYLLPLTCESIEEVLQKHNIDAVLPTMGGQTALNLCIEASERGIWEKYDIKVIGVDVAAIEKTENREAFRQLMVDIGVGVATSKIANSFLEGKEAAQEIGYPLVIRPSYTLAGTGGGFVHKKEDFDAALNRGLHASPTHEVLVEQAVLGWKEFELELLRDANDNVIIICTIENFDPMGIHTGDSITVAPAMTLSDRCYQDMRNQAIKMMRSIGNFAGGCNVQFSVNPENEEIIAIEINPRVSRSSALASKATGYPIAKIAAKLAIGYNLDELQNQITQTTSAYFEPTLDYVIVKVPRFNFDKFKGANKELGLQMKAVGEVMAIGRTFIEALQKAAQSLETNRAGLGADGRQSRNLEEIMDSLEHPSADRLFHIKDAFELGVPLESIRKATLIDKWFLVQIQELVQLEGELRRYQLNNIPKDFFMTLKQKGYSDIQISWLLGNVTEDEVYARRKELGINRVYKMVDTCAAEFPAQTPYYYSTFEEENESIISDKKKIVVLGSGPNRIGQGIEFDYSCVHGLLAAKESGYEAIMVNCNPETVSTDFNMADKLYFEPVFWEHVREIIELEKPEGVIVQLGGQTALKMAEKLEAIGVKIIGTSFQDMDLAEDRGRFSDLLKSLDIPYPKYGVAESAEEAIVVANQVGYPVLVRPSYVLGGQGMSIVINDEDLEKAVVNLLKNLPGNRVLIDHFLDRAEEAESDSICDGEEVHIIGMMEHIEPAGIHSGDSSAVLPPFSLSQNVQDKMEEYSKKLAKALNVKGLLNIQFAVKDENVFVIEANPRASRTVPFIAKAYDVPYINIATKVMLGVNKLKDFTITRKLEGYAIKEPVFSFSKFPEVDKQLGPEMKSTGEAIRFIKDLNDAYFRELYAKKSMFLSK; via the coding sequence ATGCCAAGAAACACTTCCATCAAATCGGTTTTAATTATTGGATCAGGTCCTATCGTTATCGGTCAGGCTTGTGAGTTTGACTACTCAGGATCTCAAGCTGCTTTATCTTTGAAAGAAGAAGGTATTGAAGTCTCCATTATTAACTCCAATCCTGCTACAATCATGACAGACAAAGTCGTAGCAGACAATGTGTACTTGCTTCCTTTGACCTGCGAAAGCATCGAAGAAGTCCTTCAGAAACACAACATCGACGCTGTATTGCCGACAATGGGCGGACAGACAGCATTAAACCTATGTATCGAAGCTTCCGAGCGCGGTATCTGGGAAAAGTACGATATCAAAGTCATCGGTGTCGATGTTGCAGCAATTGAAAAAACTGAAAATCGTGAAGCTTTCCGTCAGTTGATGGTTGATATCGGTGTAGGTGTTGCCACATCCAAAATTGCAAACTCATTCTTAGAAGGAAAAGAAGCAGCACAAGAAATTGGCTACCCGCTGGTTATCAGACCTTCTTACACACTTGCCGGTACCGGAGGTGGATTTGTTCACAAAAAAGAAGATTTTGATGCTGCCCTTAACAGAGGTCTTCATGCTTCTCCTACACACGAAGTATTGGTAGAACAAGCCGTATTAGGATGGAAAGAATTCGAATTAGAGTTACTTCGTGATGCGAACGATAATGTAATCATTATCTGTACAATCGAAAACTTTGATCCGATGGGTATTCACACAGGAGACTCTATCACGGTAGCTCCGGCTATGACACTTAGTGACCGTTGTTATCAGGATATGCGTAATCAGGCGATCAAAATGATGCGCTCCATCGGTAACTTCGCAGGAGGATGTAACGTACAGTTCTCTGTAAATCCTGAAAACGAAGAAATCATAGCGATTGAAATCAATCCACGTGTATCCCGCTCTTCTGCTCTGGCTTCTAAAGCTACAGGATATCCTATTGCAAAGATTGCTGCTAAACTAGCGATCGGGTATAACCTGGATGAGTTACAAAATCAAATTACACAAACAACTTCAGCGTACTTTGAACCTACATTAGATTATGTAATCGTTAAAGTACCTCGTTTCAACTTTGATAAATTCAAAGGAGCAAATAAAGAACTTGGTCTGCAAATGAAAGCAGTAGGTGAAGTAATGGCGATAGGCCGTACCTTTATCGAAGCTCTTCAAAAAGCAGCGCAGTCCCTTGAAACAAACCGAGCAGGACTTGGTGCAGATGGCAGACAAAGCCGCAATCTCGAAGAGATTATGGACAGTCTGGAACATCCGAGCGCAGACCGGTTGTTCCATATCAAAGATGCATTCGAATTAGGTGTGCCTTTAGAATCTATCCGCAAAGCAACCTTGATTGACAAATGGTTCCTTGTTCAGATTCAGGAGTTAGTACAACTGGAAGGTGAACTTCGCCGCTACCAGTTAAATAATATCCCTAAAGATTTCTTCATGACCCTGAAACAAAAAGGGTATTCTGATATTCAGATCTCCTGGTTATTAGGAAATGTTACAGAAGATGAAGTATATGCGCGTCGTAAAGAATTAGGCATTAACAGGGTATATAAAATGGTAGATACCTGTGCTGCAGAATTTCCGGCACAGACTCCATACTACTACTCTACTTTCGAAGAAGAGAACGAATCCATTATTTCAGATAAGAAAAAAATTGTTGTATTAGGTTCAGGTCCTAACCGTATCGGTCAGGGTATAGAATTTGATTACTCTTGTGTACATGGATTATTAGCAGCTAAAGAATCTGGTTATGAAGCAATCATGGTTAACTGTAACCCTGAAACAGTTTCTACAGACTTCAATATGGCTGATAAATTATATTTCGAGCCTGTTTTCTGGGAACACGTGCGTGAAATCATTGAATTGGAAAAACCTGAAGGGGTAATCGTACAGTTAGGTGGTCAGACGGCATTGAAAATGGCAGAAAAATTAGAAGCTATCGGTGTTAAGATTATCGGAACTTCATTCCAGGATATGGATCTTGCAGAAGATCGTGGCCGTTTCTCAGACCTGTTAAAATCATTGGATATTCCTTACCCGAAATACGGAGTTGCTGAATCAGCAGAAGAAGCTATTGTCGTAGCAAATCAGGTAGGTTATCCTGTACTGGTACGTCCGTCTTATGTATTGGGAGGACAAGGAATGAGCATCGTTATCAATGATGAAGATCTTGAAAAAGCAGTCGTTAATCTGCTGAAAAACTTACCTGGAAACCGTGTATTGATTGACCACTTCCTGGATCGTGCAGAAGAAGCAGAATCAGATTCAATCTGTGACGGAGAAGAGGTGCACATTATCGGTATGATGGAACATATCGAACCTGCCGGAATTCACTCAGGAGACTCTTCTGCAGTATTGCCTCCATTCAGTTTATCCCAGAATGTACAGGATAAAATGGAAGAATACTCTAAGAAATTAGCAAAAGCATTGAATGTAAAAGGTTTATTAAACATACAGTTTGCTGTAAAAGACGAAAATGTATTTGTCATCGAAGCAAACCCGCGTGCATCACGTACAGTACCGTTTATCGCAAAAGCTTACGATGTACCGTATATCAATATTGCAACAAAAGTTATGCTTGGTGTAAACAAATTAAAAGACTTTACCATCACACGCAAACTGGAAGGATATGCAATTAAAGAGCCGGTATTCTCTTTCTCTAAATTCCCTGAGGTAGATAAGCAATTAGGTCCTGAGATGAAATCTACAGGTGAAGCAATCCGTTTCATAAAAGACCTGAATGATGCATACTTCAGAGAACTTTATGCTAAAAAATCAATGTTCTTAAGCAAATAA
- a CDS encoding GLPGLI family protein has translation MKKSYLFLIGLFLLSSAHAQQTEPALAKAHYLFKYVNDTSNREQFRRDEMVLYLGKNSSYFTSYSSNRAQEDIKKQMDNPAFDGNLKIVRNTSPTQESYYCRPHEHKLTELKDVAGDKFLVDTQWPELDWNIGEETREIGGYKTQKAHTNYKGRNYTAWFTTELPFPFGPWKLQGLPGLILEAYDDKKEVIFEYSGFDKLDNGLLNVELPANAVKSNLKEIKKIQDAFHANPQAYIQAKQAQRQNAAGVSVSGNSITVSSTSAKASGEMDMSKIKSVNVQQDDNYKPSKITNNPIELIP, from the coding sequence ATGAAAAAATCATATTTATTTTTGATCGGGTTATTCCTATTAAGCTCTGCCCATGCACAGCAGACAGAACCTGCGCTAGCAAAAGCGCATTATCTTTTTAAATACGTCAATGACACCAGCAACCGGGAACAATTTCGGCGGGATGAAATGGTATTATATCTGGGCAAGAATTCGAGTTACTTTACCTCTTATTCTTCAAACCGGGCACAGGAAGATATAAAAAAACAAATGGACAATCCTGCATTTGACGGTAATCTGAAAATTGTAAGGAATACCTCTCCGACACAGGAATCTTACTATTGCCGTCCTCATGAGCACAAGCTCACAGAGCTTAAGGATGTCGCCGGTGACAAATTTCTGGTGGATACACAATGGCCCGAACTGGATTGGAATATAGGGGAAGAAACACGGGAGATAGGCGGTTACAAGACTCAGAAAGCGCATACTAATTACAAAGGCAGAAACTATACAGCCTGGTTCACAACGGAATTACCATTTCCATTCGGACCCTGGAAATTACAGGGATTGCCCGGGCTTATTCTGGAAGCTTATGACGATAAAAAGGAAGTCATATTTGAATATTCAGGCTTTGACAAACTGGACAACGGTCTCTTAAATGTAGAGTTACCGGCAAATGCTGTTAAATCAAATCTCAAAGAAATTAAGAAAATTCAGGACGCCTTTCACGCTAATCCACAAGCTTATATACAGGCCAAACAGGCACAAAGACAAAATGCTGCAGGTGTAAGTGTATCAGGCAACAGTATTACGGTGTCGTCCACTAGCGCCAAAGCATCCGGAGAAATGGACATGTCAAAAATAAAAAGTGTAAATGTGCAGCAGGACGATAATTATAAACCTTCTAAAATCACAAACAATCCTATCGAATTGATTCCGTAA
- a CDS encoding peptidase associated/transthyretin-like domain-containing protein, whose product MKKLILLLFLWLLRTGCSAQQYKVSGTVTDANSKQKIPYASVNLLSGENKIIAFKSTNAEGNFTIITTRPTEELIMEINHLGYEKFRQQLHKGAADLIVTLIPKIHLLEDVEVRSRPQIRKLGDTLSYNVESFAKEEDRSIGDVIKRIPGMEVSESGQIKYQGKAISNFYIDGDDLLDDRYAIGTRTIPYKMVQDIQVLNNHEHLKVLKNKRFTDQVAINLLIKDDARLKLTGQAKLGGGFPKQYDSELNSILFNKKYKMLNVLNGNNTGKDLTGDLVGYNQASIFSKLGNSSVNNLLSLGTIGPPPISKQQYYFNNTGALNTNNLFNLKNDLQLKSNIQALYDKERRSFRGQTVYYSETGTASFDESQHTETEKFMSAIRLTLSKNIEKKYINNTLSFEYEKQNGIAALLSNAQSIDQKRQHTIRGISNQLSFVPEFKNKHIIELNWSFSYGNKPQFLNIQPGIFPDILNSDQSYSATHQKVEVPTLYNTLSAGYRISKSKIRQLYEAGISNDRQHLRSDLLLRQTETDALQSGGQPGNDMTWLRNKFYVNAQYEWKQNRFETMLSLPLAYQITSFSDPGFDLKKNRNDVLFNPVFKFKMKVMQEDEISLNYNFSNSFGGITNVYRGLLVRNYRMLSQNQSEINESQGHNIGLNYNFNRITKILFVNAGLNYSQSVSNTIISSRVSNNITEEILVPMDNKILAYSGYVGFDKYLFRLASTVKLKVSWNLSDYNQLFNDALLPFRNTSYVIQPGFEAKIWKNYNLSYSGTINWNISRQREAEDGFDRQVTGITQVIGFPVHPFKNTYLRFSMRHYYTHQPLMRDINYTFVDFFARYRIQKWKTDLELDMSNLANIKTFQTYTVSSNMLSDNRYDLRGRMAIVKVLFNL is encoded by the coding sequence ATGAAAAAACTCATTCTTTTACTATTTCTATGGTTACTTCGTACAGGATGTTCGGCGCAGCAATATAAGGTGTCGGGAACAGTTACAGATGCAAACAGCAAACAAAAAATCCCGTATGCAAGCGTCAATCTGCTATCTGGAGAAAATAAGATAATCGCTTTTAAATCAACAAATGCAGAAGGCAATTTTACGATCATAACGACCCGGCCTACGGAAGAGTTAATCATGGAAATAAATCACCTGGGTTATGAAAAGTTCAGACAGCAGCTCCATAAAGGAGCTGCTGACCTAATCGTTACCCTTATTCCCAAAATACATTTACTGGAAGATGTGGAAGTCAGGAGCCGGCCACAAATCAGAAAATTAGGAGATACACTTTCCTATAATGTAGAATCTTTTGCGAAAGAAGAGGACCGGTCTATCGGAGATGTAATCAAACGAATACCGGGAATGGAAGTCAGTGAATCGGGGCAGATCAAATATCAGGGAAAGGCCATCTCCAACTTTTACATAGATGGCGATGATCTGCTGGATGACAGATATGCAATCGGGACACGCACCATTCCTTATAAAATGGTACAGGATATTCAGGTTCTCAATAATCATGAGCATCTGAAAGTATTAAAAAACAAACGGTTTACAGATCAGGTTGCCATAAATCTGTTGATAAAGGATGACGCCAGACTCAAACTAACCGGACAGGCTAAACTTGGGGGAGGATTTCCCAAACAGTACGATTCCGAGTTGAACAGTATTCTGTTTAATAAGAAATATAAAATGCTGAATGTACTCAACGGTAATAATACCGGAAAAGATCTTACAGGAGATCTGGTCGGGTATAATCAGGCATCCATATTTTCAAAACTCGGAAATTCCAGTGTCAACAATTTATTGTCTCTTGGCACAATAGGTCCTCCACCGATATCCAAACAGCAGTATTACTTTAATAATACCGGAGCATTAAATACCAATAATCTGTTTAATCTGAAAAATGATCTGCAGCTCAAATCAAACATTCAGGCTTTATATGATAAAGAAAGAAGATCTTTCAGAGGGCAGACTGTATATTATTCAGAAACCGGGACAGCATCTTTTGATGAGTCACAACATACAGAGACCGAAAAATTTATGAGTGCTATACGGCTTACACTCAGTAAAAATATAGAGAAAAAGTATATCAACAATACCCTGTCCTTTGAATATGAAAAACAGAATGGTATTGCTGCATTACTAAGTAATGCACAATCTATAGATCAGAAGCGGCAGCATACTATACGGGGAATTTCCAATCAGCTGAGTTTTGTTCCGGAATTTAAAAATAAGCATATAATAGAGCTCAACTGGTCGTTTAGTTATGGTAATAAACCGCAGTTTCTGAATATACAACCGGGAATATTTCCGGATATATTAAATTCAGATCAAAGTTACAGTGCTACTCACCAAAAAGTCGAAGTCCCAACACTCTATAATACATTATCAGCAGGCTATCGGATCTCTAAATCTAAGATCCGGCAACTTTATGAAGCCGGAATTTCCAATGACAGGCAACACCTTCGTTCTGATCTTTTGCTCCGCCAAACAGAAACTGATGCCCTGCAATCCGGAGGACAGCCGGGCAATGATATGACATGGCTTCGCAACAAATTTTATGTCAATGCCCAATATGAATGGAAACAAAATCGATTTGAAACCATGCTTTCTCTCCCCCTTGCCTATCAGATCACCTCTTTTTCTGATCCGGGATTTGATCTTAAGAAAAACAGAAACGATGTGTTATTTAATCCTGTTTTTAAATTCAAAATGAAAGTAATGCAGGAAGATGAGATCAGCCTAAATTACAACTTCAGCAATTCTTTTGGCGGGATTACAAATGTATATCGGGGTTTGCTGGTCCGGAATTACCGGATGCTGAGTCAGAATCAATCCGAAATCAATGAAAGTCAGGGGCATAATATCGGATTGAATTACAACTTTAACAGGATTACAAAAATACTGTTTGTCAATGCCGGACTTAATTATAGTCAATCGGTATCCAATACCATTATTTCCTCAAGGGTCAGTAATAATATTACGGAAGAAATACTGGTACCTATGGACAATAAAATCCTTGCATACTCGGGTTATGTTGGATTTGATAAATACTTATTTCGCTTAGCAAGTACCGTCAAGCTCAAAGTATCATGGAATCTTTCTGATTATAATCAGCTTTTTAATGATGCACTTTTACCATTCCGGAATACCAGTTATGTGATTCAGCCTGGATTCGAAGCTAAGATATGGAAGAATTACAACCTGTCTTACTCCGGTACGATTAACTGGAATATCAGCAGACAAAGAGAGGCAGAAGATGGTTTCGACAGACAGGTTACCGGAATTACACAAGTGATAGGATTTCCTGTTCACCCTTTTAAAAATACCTACTTACGATTCAGTATGCGACACTATTACACTCATCAACCTTTGATGAGAGACATCAATTATACATTTGTAGATTTCTTTGCACGTTACCGCATTCAAAAATGGAAAACAGACCTGGAATTGGATATGAGTAATCTGGCTAACATCAAAACGTTTCAAACCTATACGGTATCATCCAATATGTTATCCGATAACAGGTATGATCTGCGCGGTCGTATGGCGATAGTCAAAGTATTGTTCAATCTGTAG